Proteins encoded together in one Onychomys torridus chromosome 1, mOncTor1.1, whole genome shotgun sequence window:
- the Inafm1 gene encoding putative transmembrane protein INAFM1 — protein MRGSSCVGGGGESPGGAGLSEGPRGRWLRLAPVCAYFLCVSLAAVLLAVYYGLIWVPTRPPAGPADPLPSAPAPPCARAAPPAPPPAASCLLGASGGPRPQPGLPRSRRHSRRPAPGAMSETASRAPG, from the coding sequence ATGCGGGGCTCGAGCTGTGTAGGCGGCGGTGGCGAGAGCCCGGGCGGTGCGGGGCTGAGCGAGGGTCCCCGCGGACGATGGCTGCGCCTTGCCCCGGTCTgcgcctacttcctgtgtgtgtcctTGGCCGCCGTGCTGCTCGCCGTGTACTACGGGCTTATCTGGGTACCCACGCGGCCGCCCGCGGGCCCCGCCGACCCCCTGCCCAGCGCGCCTGCCCCTCCTTGTGCCCGAGCAGCGCCACCTGCCCCACCTCCTGCCGCCTCCTGCTTGCTTGGAGCCTCCGGCGGGCCAAGACCACAGCCGGGACTGCCACGGAGCCGCCGCCACAGCCGCCGCCCAGCGCCGGGAGCGATGTCCGAGACCGCGAGCCGAGCGCCTGGATAG